From Coturnix japonica isolate 7356 chromosome 1, Coturnix japonica 2.1, whole genome shotgun sequence, the proteins below share one genomic window:
- the C1H21orf62 gene encoding uncharacterized protein C21orf62 homolog, with protein MKPTAFSTFWFWLSLFLAGFLGMRITDSFVGSQKNHTLIFTKESNIRNCSCLADIRDCDYSLANLLCNCRTVLPSTMEKTDYSSDLTIWFTDTSLLELLLNFTTVWDLKLSFCGTTPLPTEYLTIWGLRKLRVKNKVEGQFPEQSVTIYSSSKSEKEDLLTMHSKDRQMLVYISFLDTSLFNGYSLLKSYSVENVSSITEHFHNLLHSSVFSTSDNKSYVVTFIY; from the coding sequence ATGAAGCCAACAGCCTTCTCCACTTTCTGGTTTTGGCTGTCTCTCTTTTTGGCTGGCTTCCTTGGCATGCGCATTACTGACAGTTTTGTGGGAAGTCAGAAGAACCATACACTAATTTTCACCAAGGAAAGCAATATTCGCAACTGCAGTTGCTTGGCAGATATCCGCGACTGTGACTACAGCCTGGCAAACCTGTTGTGCAATTGCAGAACAGTGCTGCCTTCTACCATGGAAAAAACTGACTACAGTAGCGACCTGACCATTTGGTTCACGGACACGTCTCTGCTGGAGTTGCTCCTCAACTTTACAACAGTGTGGGATTTGAAGCTCTCCTTCTGTGGCACTACTCCTCTACCAACAGAATACTTGACCATTTGGGGACTGAGAAAGCTCCGGGTAAAAAATAAGGTCGAGGGACAATTTCCAGAGCAGAGCGTAACCATCTACAGTAGCAGCAAGAGTGAAAAGGAAGATCTACTCACAATGCACAGCAAAGACAGGCAAATGTTAGTATACATCTCTTTTCTGGATACCTCTCTTTTCAATGGATATTCTTTGCTGAAGTCGTACAGCGTGGAAAATGTCTCTAGTATCACGGAGCACTTTCACAACCTGCTGCACTCCAGTGTTTTCTCAACCTCAGATAACAAAAGCTATGTTGTAACATTCATTTACTGA